A stretch of the Rhinoderma darwinii isolate aRhiDar2 chromosome 3, aRhiDar2.hap1, whole genome shotgun sequence genome encodes the following:
- the LOC142750481 gene encoding uncharacterized protein LOC142750481 produces the protein MTGYLCCCFGWGRLFLQGCTVAKVNRFMAAIAFGLKLRGLVDVTKHFLVSQVLRGLRKGVVVRDRRRPVSFQLLCELGEVVWQVCKSPSESKLFRLAFSLAFFGAFQVGELVSPSASTPGGVRQDDVDVYEDRVEIVLRYSKTDQMGRGRRLVLFALPGNAVCPVSCLREFSAGAVISDSPLLRHSDGTFLSRFQFVAVFRKCLVACQVRAEQYSSHSFRIGAVTEAVRWGLDDAGVQRIGRWKSARFRSYVRPHML, from the coding sequence ATGACAGGATACTTGTGTTGCTGTTTTGGCTGGGGGAGGCTTTTTCTGCAGGGTTGCACGGTTGCCAAGGTCAATCGCTTtatggcggccattgcttttggTTTGAAGCTCCGGGGATTGGTGGACGTCACAAAGCATTTCTTGGTGAGCCAAGTATTGCGGGGTTTGAGAAAGGGTGTGGTGGTAAGGGACAGAAGGCGTCCAGTGTCATTTCAGTTGCTTTGTGAGTTGGGTGAGGTGGTGTGGCAGGTGTGTAAATCACCTTCTGAAAGTAAGCtgtttcgtttggctttttctTTAGCCTTTTTCGGGGCTTTCCAGGTGGGGGAGCTGGTGTCCCCTAGTGCGTCTACGCCGGGTGGTGTGAGGCAGGATGATGTGGATGTGTATGAGGATAGAGTGGAGATAGTGCTTCGTTATTCCAAAACTGATCAAATGGGTAGGGGAAGGAGGTTGGTGTTGTTCGCTTTGCCAGGGAACGCGGTATGTCCGGTTTCCTGCCTCAGGGAGTTCTCGGCGGGCGCAGTTATTTCGGATTCCCCGTTACTTCGGCATTCGGACGGTACTTTCCTGTCGCGTTTTCAGTTTGTGGCAGTGTTTAGAAAATGTTTGGTGGCGTGTCAGGTGCGGGCGGAACAGTACTCGTCTCATTCCTTTCGGATAGGAGCGGTGACGGAAGCTGTAAGGTGGGGTTTGGACGACGCCGGGGTGCAGCGTATCGGGCGCTGGAAGTCAGCGCGCTTTCGCTCGTATGTTCGTCCTCATATGCTGTAA
- the LOC142750482 gene encoding zinc finger MYM-type protein 1-like → MQRSLAKEVDKFMALLERLLDVTLHLASRNMAFRGTTQRIGEIHNGNFLGTLEILSRYDNLLREHLEKVKASQEKGKKLPAHYLSWATQNEFINICGKHVLDAILLERKEAIYFSVVCDATPDISHTEQNVIVVRYVYREPQKRSWHIQERFLEFFDFFQKTGEEIAEMIISRLSEHAIDLKDCRGQGYDNGANMSGRIKGVRARIQERYPTAIFCPCAAHSLNLVGVHAAASCPEMKTFFGSVNRLYILFSSSPERWNTLLEEVGRSLHGLSDTRWSSRIEAVRPIAQKLPSVLKALEKVLASKKLTSDAHSDAQGLHDYFSSFRSVVLATFWIKVLTSFEQRNKILQSRSISMEIGAANIKALSEEMKLLREKWPALLSEAKSVADCMEIPKELLNSQQLRQRKSKHHDAINPEDHFKANVFLVAMDTIISDLHQRFKSMEDVCKLFAPILKLRTMSEEDLVTSTEELISAYPDDFTSSLLCELQHLRKVYCATFPENLGPLDLLNSIYELELQGIFGEVCIALRIFTTLPLSVAEGERAFSKLSLVKNYLRSTMSEQRLNSLAILSIEHGLARQLNYKDLIKDFANQKVRRLSDLQI, encoded by the coding sequence ATGCAAAGAAGTTTAGCGAAGGAAGTGGATAAGTTTATGGCTCTTCTAGAAAGACTCTTGGACGTGACACTGCATTTGGCTTCACGCAACATGGCATTCAGGGGAACAACGCAAAGAATTGGAGAAATCCATAATGGCAATTTCCTTGGAACGTTGGAAATCCTGTCACGATATGACAATTTACTACGCGAGCATTTAGAAAAAGTCAAGGCCAGTCAAGAAAAGGGAAAGAAACTTCCAGCTCATTATCTCTCCTGGGCCACACAAAATGAATTTAtaaatatttgtggaaaacatGTACTGGATGCCATACTACTAGAAAGGAAAGAAGCGATTTATTTTTCTGTAGTTTGTGATGCTACACCAGATATTTCACACACCGAACAGAATGTTATAGTTGTAAGATATGTTTACAGAGAGCCTCAAAAAAGAAGTTGGCATATTCAAGAAAGGTTCTTggaattttttgattttttccagAAGACTGGTGAAGAAATTGCTGAAATGATTATCTCAAGATTGAGTGAACATGCCATTGACCTCAAAGACTGCAGAGGTCAGGGATATGACAATGGTGCAAACATGTCCGGCAGGATTAAAGGTGTAAGAGCCAGAATCCAGGAGAGATATCCAACAGCTATATTTTGTCCCTGCGCTGCCCATTCGTTAAACCTTGTGGGTGTACACGCTGCCGCAAGCTGCCCTGAAATGAAGACATTTTTTGGAAGTGTAAACAGGCTATACATTCTGTTTAGCAGCAGCCCTGAGAGATGGAACACACTGCTTGAAGAAGTTGGAAGGTCTTTGCATGGTCTAAGTGACACCAGGTGGAGTTCAAGAATAGAGGCTGTGCGTCCAATTGCTCAGAAACTCCCAAGCGTTCTGAAGGCTCTGGAAAAAGTTCTTGCTTCCAAAAAACTTACAAGTGATGCACACTCAGACGCTCAAGGTCTCCATGACTATTTTTCATCTTTCCGGTCAGTAGTTTTAGCAACATTCTGGATAAAAGTGCTTACCAGTTTTGAGCAGAGAAACAAAATTCTTCAATCAAGATCTATTTCCATGGAAATTGGAGCCGCCAACATTAAAGCCCTCTCGGAAGAAATGAAACTTCTTCGGGAAAAGTGGCCTGCTCTACTCTCTGAAGCCAAATCTGTAGCTGATTGTATGGAGATTCCAAAGGAGCTACTGAATTCTCAGCAATTGCGCCAAAGGAAGTCAAAGCACCATGATGCCATAAATCCTGAAGATCATTTTAAAGCTAATGTCTTCCTTGTGGCAatggacacaatcatttctgatcTTCATCAGCGCTTCAAATCAATGGAAGATGTATGCAAATTATTCGCTCCAATCCTTAAACTGAGAACAATGAGTGAAGAAGACTTGGTGACATCCACTGAAGAATTGATCTCCGCATACCCTGATGACTTCACATCATCTTTACTCTGTGAACTGCAACATCTCCGTAAAGTGTATTGCGCTACATTCCCCGAAAACTTGGGTCCACTAGATTTGCTAAACTCTATCTATGAACTAGAGCTTCAGGGAATATTTGGAGAGGTGTGTATTGCTCTTCGGATTTTCACCACCCTCCCACTTTCAGTAGCGGAAGGAGAAAGGGCATTTAGCAAACTTTCATTGGTCAAGAACTATCTGCGTTCTACAATGAGCGAGCAACGTTTAAACAGCCTAGCAATTCTTTCCATTGAACATGGGCTTGCCAGACAGCTCAATTATAAAGACCTTATTAAAGATTTTGCAAATCAGAAAGTTAGAAGATTGTCTGATCTACAAATCTAA